The sequence ATCAGCTTCCAAGCTAAAATGCACCGCCTTGATCGAAAATGGAGGAAGATATGAAGGGCTGAGATTGATGAAAGATGAAGCTCAGGTTagcaaaagagagagaagagataGGTAAAAAGTGCAAAAGGGGATATTGGAATCGTGAGGTTTGGATAGTTATGTAGAGATGGCGAAGAAGCCACGTCACCTGCAGATCTTCACCAATGAACCAAATGAAATGTGACCCATTTCCATTTTCTCCCACCAAATTATTCTTTTCACTTAATATTCTTAAATTTACTATTGGTGGACCACAAGTGTTGCCATTTGACGTGGCATGCCAGCACTGTCCAGCCACCACTGCCCACGTGTCCCCtctctttcttttactttttcttccttttcttaaAAGTATACAACTTTTCGAGATTGGGTTTGGTATTTACTACTTTTTACGAATTTACACTTTCCACACACTTGAGTTTTTagttagttttcaaaacttCCTTTGATAGAATATTTATATGAATAGTGTTTATAAGCTTACATTTTAGACATCAAAACATTGCAAATAAGTCCTGAATAATTGCTATAAACAGAAATAAGAAAAATCAGCATACCTTGCATTCATGGAAGCTTTTATAATTGAAACTTCCATTGATCTACATACATTTGCATGGTTTTTCCAAACGTAATAAGATTGAGAGAACTATGAGACCAAACGAATGCTACATTCAGCTTCTACAGTATGTCGCAGCAGCAAAATAGCAATCTCACCAGAAgtctttcttctttgttctCCAACTGCGTCTCTTAGACACTAATAAATGCTTCTGATATTGTCTTCGATTTGCAGCTCTCCATCCGGGCTTGTCTGGTTATGTTCCCAAGCATCTCGTAAATTAAATTCACATCCTTATGAGTCTCCTCCCCCGCCACGAAACTACATAAGACTCCATTAATCTCAATCCAACTTCTTCCTGAAGGTTTCTTCACTCCTATGTCGTGCATGTTCCGTCTGACAGTAGCAGTGTCTTGCCAACGACCGTCTGCAGCATAAACATTAGCTAGGAGCATGAAGTATCCAGCAGCTTGATTGTTGGGATCGATTCCGAAAGACAAATGTCTTGCAACATGGGATACGATCTCGTCATTCTTGTGAAGTCTACAGCCACTGAGAAGTGCTCCCCACACAGCATTGTTTGGCTTCATTGGCATACTCTCAATCAGACTCAACGCTTCACTCAGTAAGCCTGCACGGCTCAAGAGATCAACCATGCATCCATAATGCTCAATCTGCGGGATAACTCCGAAAGTTTTGTGCATAGACTGGAAAAGTTGAATACCGTCGCTGATTAAACCAGCATGACTGCAAGCAGTGAGGGCTCCAATGAAGGTGATCTCGTCAGGTCTGACTTCATTTTGACCAGAGCACAGCATCAACTGAAAGATTCTAATGGCTTCTACTCCACAACCTTGTTTCGCAAATCCAGTGATAATGCTCGACCAAGAAACAGTGTTTCGTTGAGGCATTTCTTCGAACACCTTATATGCTAAATCCATAACACCACAACTTGCATACATATGCATCAGAGCATTGTTCAAAGACACCAATACTGGGAGGTGTCTACTTCGCCATGTTCTTTCAACATACCCATGAATCCATTTTCCCAATGTCAAGTCTCCCAATTCAGCACAAGCTGACAATGCAGCCACCAATGCCACCTGATCCAATTCCACACCAGCCCTTCTCATTTGATCAAATAGTGACAAAGCTAGCTTACACTGGCCATTTTGAGCAAACCCTGCAACCATTATAGTCCATGTCCGGACATTCCTTTCAGGCATCTCGTCAAAAACTTTTCTAGCCCCATCAAAATCACCACGTCTAACATACCCAGCAAGCAAGGAATTCCAACCCACGACATTTGAGTcaggcatttcatcaaacaagTAACGCGCACGCTTCAGATCAAAATCCCCTCCACCTCCACCATTTGCATATAAATTGATCAAATTCGTTCTAACATACAAGTTGGACCAATACCCATTCACTAAAACTCTCCCATGAATCTGTTCCCCTTCTCTGAATAACCTCGACCTCACACACCCACTCAAAAGAAACGAATACGTGAACTCATTAGCTTCAACTTCCGCCAATGTCATTCGTTTGAACAACTCAATTGATTCTTTTGACGTTTTGCTCCGCGCATGGCCTTTAATTATCTGGTTCCACACAGTCGTACTCGGTGCAGTTATGTCCTCAAACACTTTCTGGGCACTTCCAAGAGAACCAAAAGAAGTATAGAGCGACAAAAGATGGCTAAGGATGTAATTTTTCTGGGAAAAGCCGCTGACAACTATTTGGGCATGGATTTTTACAAGATTACGAACAGAAGTACAGGACTTTAATACAGAGAAAACAAATTGTTGCCTAACTCTAGAGCTTCTTCCAATGGCGGAAATGGCGGTTTCATTATCTCTCAAAATCGGCACAATGCGATTGGACATCAGCGTCAAAATCTTTTTGGAAAAAAAGGATTTGGCCTTTGCCTTAGGCTTCAATATTTATTCTTCAAAGTTTAGTGTATTTTTATcggattaaattataaatttaaagagaaaaacaattttaaattttccatCTCATCAATCCTAAGATAAATCGAAATTACAACACAAAAAAATTCTTTACATTCTCTTTACATCaatataaaaactaaacttTAGTTTAATGATTATATTATATTCTTGAATCAACAACTTTGAGTTCGAAAGTTCTGACTATCTATGCTCCAACAAAAAAATGCTCACAACCAAGATTCAGTTGATTTTGATTCGTAAACTTAATCCTCTTTCTTATATTTTGTTCAATTGTACACAAGATTTAGAGACGAAATAAGTTATCAAAATAAACTAGAGAAGTAGAATAACTTTTTGATTTCTTTATTCTCATAACATGTTTTAAAATATCCTAAGAAGTTTCTATTGGACAACCAATATGGAAAGTAGAATATTATTGCTCCCAAGTTCATATTATTGAATTTGTACTCAAATTTATACTGGGATGTTATAGTACATAACAAATCTTCAAGCGGCAATCTACAGGCTTCTTTTCACAAGGAATAAAACTGTGGAGGTGGTAACCATGGTTGAGATAAGAGCTTCAAGAACACAATGTTCTGCTACCTGTGCAGTTGGAGATTCTCTCTgcattttgaagaagaaaaaggtggAAAGATCAGGGGGCATCATAGAAGGAGATGTCGAAGATCGTAAAGACATGTAGCTGTTCTCCATTGATCGAAACAATAAAGATGTTGTGCAATGAACAACTTACATGGGGATGAATAACACAATAATACTATCAGCTGAAACAACTCAGATCTTGTACAAGTCACTTTCATACTGGAACTGCTTCCGGCCTTTTGCTTGTTTTGATTCCTTTTATGGCTGTTCAAGAATGATTCGAGGGGATATTTTAGTTAAATTGTTCAAAAAATTTGTGAGAGGCAATGGAAGAAACTGTATGGATCATACCCTCAGCATAATCTTTGGCTCCAAAAACAGCAGAACCGGCAACTAAAGCATTGGCTCCAGCCTCGATGACCTACAATCATGGTGGCAATTGAAAACTTGCTTTGGAAACACATGTAAACAAAAAGTTGGTGTTTTAGTAAGTATTATTGTATGCACCTTGTATGCGTTGGCTGGACCGACTCCACCATCCACTTCGATCCATGGGTTCACTCCCTAcaacaaagaaaatgaaatgcCAATGCGTTTGTAATCCTCGTAATGCTGGGAAAGAGAAGTGCATCAATAAAACCGAAAAAGCAACCAAAAGGGGAAATTGTACCTTTTCAGCACATAATCTTCTTAAATCTGAAATTTTCTTTACTTGGCTCTCAATAAAGCTTTGCCCACCAAAACCAGGATTCACCGACATGATTAAGACCAAATCAACCACTGTAAACACAGAAAGGGCATTGTTGGTTAATTCCTCTCATTTTGTTCACACAAATACCAAAGCATATTTGCCTATCATCTCTTTTTTGGTGTGGTTAATGATATCCACTCTAAACCTCCCAATGGCTTAAAAGATATCAAGCCTAATTTTCTTATCCAACCCACCCCTACTTTCTTGGTCACTTGTCTACCCTAAATTTATGtcaaatttcttttaaataacaCCAAAGGACTTCAAAGCTCTCAACAGATAATATCATTCCCAAAGTTCCAGATCTTTTAATTATCCTCAGAGAGGAACTTCTCAGCAATTATATAGGGGGAGAGAGAGGGAGTCACCGTCAAGGACGTATTCTATTGTGCTGAGTGAAGTAGCAGGATTTAAGACCACTCCAGCTTTAGCTCCAAGACTTTTTATCTGAACCATATTTGAAGGAATGGCCATTATGAATATAGATATATGATCTTTCCTTAAAATGCATGAATTCCGTCTAACAAGAAAGTCATTTTCATTGGCAAGTTGGCAAGCAATCCTTTCTAGAATGAAGCAAAAGGGAATTAGGAAAACAGCTATGAAGACCTATAAAAGCAGTTCAATCCAAAAAAATTCAGAAAATAAGAACAGTAGGAACACTTGTACTCTTGTTATATACTAAAAAAGAGCTTTGTTGATCGTTTATTTTTAAGTTTAGTCttctgattttttttcaaaataaaaacaactaaaaacTAGAAACATGCAGCTAGTTCTGTATTGCATCACAGAGGCAATCTTACTTAAGCACGGACGGGAATATACAGTTCCACTGTATTCTAAAGAACATGTTAGATTTTGCAGTTGTTTCTTCATTAAGAAATACATCTTGTTAGGATTTAGAACATGCAGTTAATTCTGTACTTACGTCACAGCAGAGGAAATCTTACTTGATTAACGGTGCGATGCAGATGGATTGTGGAAGATTGCTCACAATGAACACTGACAATATCGGCACCAGCCTTTATAAAGTCCGGAACACGCTGCTCGGGCTCCACAATCATCTATAATGATTTGAGTTTATGTTAACACAAGTGCCGTCACTTGCTAACAACAAAGAGAATCATAATAAGAAAGATGCCTACCAAATGCACATCTAAAGGAAGATCTGTCACAGGTCGTAGAGCATCAACAACAAGAGGTCCAATTGTGATATTTGGAACAAAACGGCCGTCCATTACGTCAACATGAATCCAATCACAACCGGCCAGTTCGACTGCTTTCACCTACAAAAGATGAGAATGTCAATCTAAAATAGCATCTGCATAAATCTCCAAAgcaatttgattaattatttgAGAGTGGAGAGCaaaacaaactaaaataatGGAAAGATCAGATCACTAAACAGAACCTGCTCCCCCAATTTGGCAAAGTTGGCAGAGAGGATTGAGGGAGAGACGATGATGTCAGATTTGGAGTATCTATCAACCCGAGCTGAAGCTTTCACCACATTTCTGAACCTTCTCCTAGAAAATTAGGTACAGAGAGTAAACAGGAGCACAGAGGATACCAAATAGTTCTTCATAAACATAAAGAGAGGGACTTATCACACAGAAAAGTTATGTAGCTGAGTTGAAAGTGGAACCAAAAAACCCCAATGGTTGTCACAAAATCTCCCCTATTTCAATGTAAATAGAGGGGACTTATCACACATACAGAAGGTCTTGCAAAACACACAAATCAAATAGATGAGAAAGAGAATTTGTCACACCCACCCCAAATTACCCTATCTAACCTGAATGTGGCATCTCGACAATAAATTTCAACTGAACTATGGAATTCATTGTCAAACTCTGAAAATGTTTATCAAAATAACAAGCTCAAAAACCTTTATTGTAAATATTattcaaaatatcaaaatccaTAAAAGAAACTCAGTTGAGTTGCCCCTTCAAATTGGATAAATCACGCCTGAAAAGAAACACGCttccaaattatttttttcatactCCAACTCCACAAGAACCAATGAGTGTCTTAAAAGTACACAAATCCCTAAAGTTCATCAgttcaatttttaaaatgt comes from Cucumis melo cultivar AY chromosome 12, USDA_Cmelo_AY_1.0, whole genome shotgun sequence and encodes:
- the LOC103488102 gene encoding pentatricopeptide repeat-containing protein At1g05750, chloroplastic-like, with amino-acid sequence MSNRIVPILRDNETAISAIGRSSRVRQQFVFSVLKSCTSVRNLVKIHAQIVVSGFSQKNYILSHLLSLYTSFGSLGSAQKVFEDITAPSTTVWNQIIKGHARSKTSKESIELFKRMTLAEVEANEFTYSFLLSGCVRSRLFREGEQIHGRVLVNGYWSNLYVRTNLINLYANGGGGGDFDLKRARYLFDEMPDSNVVGWNSLLAGYVRRGDFDGARKVFDEMPERNVRTWTIMVAGFAQNGQCKLALSLFDQMRRAGVELDQVALVAALSACAELGDLTLGKWIHGYVERTWRSRHLPVLVSLNNALMHMYASCGVMDLAYKVFEEMPQRNTVSWSSIITGFAKQGCGVEAIRIFQLMLCSGQNEVRPDEITFIGALTACSHAGLISDGIQLFQSMHKTFGVIPQIEHYGCMVDLLSRAGLLSEALSLIESMPMKPNNAVWGALLSGCRLHKNDEIVSHVARHLSFGIDPNNQAAGYFMLLANVYAADGRWQDTATVRRNMHDIGVKKPSGRSWIEINGVLCSFVAGEETHKDVNLIYEMLGNITRQARMESCKSKTISEAFISV
- the LOC103487698 gene encoding ribulose-phosphate 3-epimerase, chloroplastic gives rise to the protein MAVASLCQSTMQSQVSGFVGGRTFQKPPNSQPSSLTFSRRRFRNVVKASARVDRYSKSDIIVSPSILSANFAKLGEQVKAVELAGCDWIHVDVMDGRFVPNITIGPLVVDALRPVTDLPLDVHLMIVEPEQRVPDFIKAGADIVSVHCEQSSTIHLHRTVNQIKSLGAKAGVVLNPATSLSTIEYVLDVVDLVLIMSVNPGFGGQSFIESQVKKISDLRRLCAEKGVNPWIEVDGGVGPANAYKVIEAGANALVAGSAVFGAKDYAEAIKGIKTSKRPEAVPV